AGGGCTCATGGGTTGGCAGTGGTTTTGGGTCTGGAGGTGTCGAACGTGTTTGTTGCTAGTGCTCTTGTTGATATGTACGTGAAGTTTGGGAGAATGAAGGATGGGCGGTTGGTGGCTAATCGTGTTGTGGATAAGGATGTTGTTTTGTTTACAACGTTGGTTGTTGGTTACTCTCAGCATGGTGATGATGGTGAAGCTCTAGCTGTTTTCAGGAACATGATCAAGGGAGGAATTAAGGCTAATGAATATACTTTTGCTAGCATCTTGATCTCTTGTGGGAATTTAGATGATTTATCTAATGGTAAAGTGGTCCATGGTCTTGCTATCAAGTCGGGTTCTGAACTTGCTGTGGCTTCACAGACATCACTTTTAACTATGTATGCTAGATGTGGATTGATTGATGATTCTCTAAGGGTTTTTAAAGGGTTTCTGAATCCAAACCAGGTAACTTGGACATCTCTTATTGTGGGTCTTGTAAGAAATGGAAGAGAAGAGTTGGCTTTGACAAAGTTCAGAAAAATGATCCGCAGTTCAATTGTTCCGAATTCTTTCACGTTATCTAGTGCTCTTCAAGCAAGCTCAAGCCTTGCTATGATCGATGAAGGAAAACAAATCCATGCTATGGTCACAAAATTTGGATTGGACAGAGACATATATGCTGGTGCTGCTCTCATTAACTTGTATGGGAAATGTGGAAGTACAGAAATGGCAAGGTCTGTTTTTGATGACTTAATCGAAATTGATGTGGTATCCATGAActccatgatatatggttatgCCCAGAATGGATTTGGACATGAAGCACTTCAGCTTTTCAATGGAATGAAAGACTTGGGACTTGGGCCAAATGAAGTAACAATTTTGAGTGTTCTCTTGGCGTGCAACAATTCAGGGTTGGTTCAAGAAGGCTGCCAAATCTTTGCTACTGTTACGAATAATCATAATATTGAGTTGACAGTAGATCACTATGCTTGCATGGTTGATTTGCTGGGGCGTTCTGGGAGACTTCAAGAGGCCGAAGCACTAGTGAAACAAGTCAGGAATCCAGATGTAGTATTATGGAGAACACTGATAAGTGCATGTAAACTTCACGGAGAGATCGAGATGGCAGAAAGAGCTTCTAATAAAATGCTTGAACTCGCTCCAGGTGACGGGGGGTCTCATATCCTGTTGACAAATGTTTATGCTTCAACCGGTAATTGGAGTCAAGTCATTGGGATGAAAAGCACACTGAGGGATATGAAATTCAAGAAGAATCCTGCAATGAGTTGGGTTGATGTAGACAGGGAGGTTCACACTTTCATGGCTGGAGATTTGTCGCATCCAAGATCGAGAGAGATAAATGAAATGTTAGAAAATTTGACTGACAGGGTAAAAATTTTGGGTTATATTCCTGATACAAGATTTGTGTTGCAAGATTTGGATGAGGAGCACAAGGAGAGGTCTTTGCACTCTCACAGTGAGAAGCTAGCTATTTCGTTTGCTCTGTTGATGAGTAGTAATAAGGATACTGTTATCAGGATATATAAGAACCTTAGAGTCTGTGGGGACTGTCATTCCTGGATAAAATTTGTCACCAAAGTTATCGGGAGAGAAATAATCGCTCGGGACGCCAAGAGATTCCATCATTTTAAGGATGGATTTTGTTCCTGTGGAGACTATTGGTGAATACAAATTATACAATTCAGATGTATACAAGGCCCCATTGTGCAGTTGTCGATTTTACTGTTAGATCGGCAAGGTTATTGATCTTGTCTTCTGATTGATTGGCTGTAACTAATCACTTTGAATTCCCTGTGTGGGAAGCTGCTCCCACTTGATTGATCTTCATCCTAGATGGGGCATTAGTTCTTTCTCTCGTTCCTGAATCGATTGGAATGAATGTATATTCTCAGTATTTGAGTCATTCAAGGATGCGGGACATCAGGTATGTACTTAAATTACAAATTAGGTATGTACTTAAATTACAAAATGATTTGTGGTTCCTAGTTGACATAGCAAAACCGATATGAAACCTTTATGGTTCCTAACTGGAATAGCAATATTAATATGAAACTTAATTGCTATCCTGGAAGTGTAGCAAAATTGATATGAAACTTAATTGCTATCCTCGAAGTGTTTGCTAGGAGTGTATTACACCTATGGATTATTGATGACAAAATTcctagggaattgttattggcactccaaaaatctcattttgcactccaaactttctataattagaaagaaaaatacacttgtgaggagtgtagaatgagatttttggagtgtaaATAACAGTTCCCAATTCCTAAACCTTGTTTTCTAATTAACTAGTTGTCAGTTCATCAACAGTTGCATTGCAAGCTATAGACcaattattttgtacacatggTTGTTCTTCACTGCTAATTATGGGTGAGGACCTCTGTAGAAATCTGTTTAATGTAGAGATTAGCCAATTGCCAATTGATTATACAGCTGCAAAGATGAGTTTCGGAGGAGTAATCATATGTTGCACACACCAAATGTGATTAAATTTTCAAACTAAAGAACCCCATTTATAAGCAGTAGGGTACATGAGTGAAGAACTCTCTGCATGAAAAAAATTCTTCTGTTTGTTTCAAGTTTCACACCATGCGTCCTTCAATATAATACAGTTGCTAACAACATAAGCACTAATTATGCACTGATTGTTCTATCTGATACCTAAATGGGTCTTGTAGCATAATACATGAGCACCCCAAATATGCTCTGTGTAGTTTGGTTTTTGACATTCGGTTTTTCTCAAACCAAGATAGCCAAAGCTGCGAATTTTATGAACAGTTACCATGGCAATAAAATTGAGTCCACTTGTGCACTCACTTGAAGTGAAGAGCTTCTTTTGGCCTCCCCAACAGAGATAATACTGTGGCTGAGATATGCCTCGAGGACAGCCCTGCTTCTTCAAGCTGATCCTGTGGTGCTCCATGATCAATGTATCTGTCAGGGAGTACCATTGCTCTCAACTGCAAAGAAAAATCCCAGAATTTTATGGCCGACAAAGAGATAAAGAGActaaaagaacaaaaatcaGTGATGTTATGAGAATAATAGGAAATATAGTACCTTAAGCGGTCCATCTAGAATACCACTTAAACTTAGGAAGTGGGATACATGAGATCCAAAACCTCCGATTGAACCTTCTTCCACTGTAATAAGAATTTCATGCTCCTTAGCCAATTGTTTGATTAGTTCAGTATCCAGAGGTTTGCAAAATCGTGCATCGGCTACTGTAACAGATATGTCCCTGGTTTTCAGGTTGTTTGCAGCTTTTACACATTGTTGAACTATGGAACCATATCCCAAAATTGCTACTCTACTGCCTTCCATCAATATTCTTCCCTTACCAACCTATTCAATATTGGTCAATGAATTTCAGCTATCTATTTTGTATACTCACTCAAtacctttgaatttttttaatactaACCTCAAGTGCGGTTCCTTTGTTATTAGCAGGAAGAAGTGCTCCAATACCATTGCCTCTAGGAAATCTGAAGCAGCTGGGTCTATCATCTATGGCTGCTGCTGTGGCGACCATGTTCATCAGTTCAGCTTCATCAGACGGAGCCATTACCACCATGTTGGGCAAACAAGCCATGTATGTGATATCAAATGCTCCACAATGGGTGGGCCCATCTGCACCAACCAAGCCAGCTCGATCCATTGCAAAGCGGACAGGTAGTTTTTGAAGATCTACATCGTGAATCACCTGTATACCCATTATAAATCATTAGTGCCATATGAAGCAGTGATTTTGTCGAAAACTTTAGATTTAAAAAGTACACTACCATCACCATTCCTTTCTATCAGCTCACCTGATCATATCCTCGTTGCAGGAATGATGAGTAGATAGCACAGAATGGCTTCAGACCTTCTGCAGCCAAACCAGCTGCAAATGTAACAGCGTGTTGCTCAGCGATCCCCACATCAAAACAACGATCTGGAAACTTCTTCTGGAAATAATTTAGACCAGTGCCACCGCCCATTGCTGCATGAATGGCTACAATCTTGTCATCTATTTCAGCTTCCTTAATCAGTGATTCAGCAAAGTACTGGGTATACGAAAGTGTAGGGGATTTGGTCTTAAATTGCTTGCCGGTTTGTGGGTCAAACTTGACAACACCTGAAAATACagggaaataaaataaggaTCATCATAAGATTCCTTATCTGATTACTGGGATCGTAAAGTTCTGACTCATACCATGCATTTTGTCAGCTGCTGCCTCAGCTGGGGGATAGCCCTTTCCTTTCTCTGTCATGATGTGGATTAAAACCGGCCCCGGGGCCGGCATGGCTTTCACTCTCTGGAAAATGGTGACTAAGTCTGCAACATTGTGCCCATCCACTGGACCGATATAATATAACCCAAGCTCCTCAAAGAGAGTGGATCCAGAAGCGCTTATCATTCCCCTTGCATACTCGTCTACTTTTGCTGCAACTTCATGTGTTTGGCCTCCAATTTGCTTCGTAATACTCTTCGAAAGATATTTTTCAGAGTCAGGTTTTTTGAAATAAGTTGAACAGGTCAGAATAGGAAGAATCACAATTTGCAAGATTAAAGGTTTACTTTTGCAGCCTCGCGAAGTTTGCGGAACTGGGTGCTTGCTTGTAGCTTGGTTAGAGCGCTGCTGAGGGCCCCAACGGGCTTTGCAGGGCCATCAAGAGTGGCGGTAGGTAAGGAGACTTGCTTATTGTCATTCAATATGACGATCAGGTTAGAATCAAGGTATCCTGCGTTATTCATGGCTTCGTATGCTTGCCCTGCAGTCATGGCTCCATCTCCAATCACTGAAATGATAGTGTTATTCTTCCCAAGTAGGTCTCTTGCCACTGCCATGCCTGTCATAAAGTTTTCGAGGAAACAAAGGTGAGATGAAATTCGCAAATTATCCATTTACTGTCTTGGACATGTATTTTAAAGTCGAGATTGAAATGGGGTTCTCGGGTTGGGAGGTGGTTAAGGTGAGAAATAGGTACCTAAACCAGCAGAAATGCTTGTAGAACTATGGCCGGCACCGAAAGCATCATAAACGCTCTCATCCCTCTTAGGGAAACCGGCAAGACCTGAAGTTTTCCTAATTGTGTGTATCTTGGACCTCCTTCCTGTAAGAATTTTATGAGGATACGCCTGCACAAGTAATTGCTTCTCAGAACTATTGAGTAGATCGGTACAATTTAACGTCTTTTGATCAATAAGTTAAAACAGTATTTTCTTTTCAACCAAATTATTAATGAATGTTAATTTCTTGCACCTGATGACCAACATCCCATATGATCTTGTCGTCGGGCGTGTTGAACACATGATGCAGTGCCACTGTCAGCTCCACCACACCTAAGCTTGAACTGAGATGCCCACCTGACTGTGAAACACTGTAAACAATATCTACTCTCAGCTCTGCTGCTAGTTGTTCAAGATCCTGTGGAAAATAACAGCGTAAAAATCAACCACTACAAGAAAACAGGGCATTAGTGAcgaaattatattatatgtaaCTTGATCTGTTGTTTTAGAAGTGAGTTTATTATCTGTGTTGCCAGCCTACCTCTGTGGAGAGATTCTTCATGTGAGCTGGGTAATTGACTGTGTCCAGCAATGGCGTGCCCGGTTTTTCACCAGAGAAATCGATCTTCCATccatccttttcttttctgatcAACTTGCAGTCCTCACCGTCTGAGTTACCAGCTGAAGCCTTCACACAAAGCTGCCacaaatgataaaaaataaataaataaataaaccattGAAGCATCAGAAGAAACCATTCATGAATATATCCGAAAGCAAAAAACAACAGGGAAATGCGAAGAAGAACACAGCATGATAATATTGACatgtaatattattattattctacTAAACCTGTTGTCTGCAACTGTGATTCAGTTTTGGAGCTGGAGGATTGAGGCATGAAAACAGGTACTGATTTGGTCTAATGAATACGCCGGAGACCGCCATTGCTGACCGAACCCAGCTCAGAATCAATGAGGAGGGCGAGGAGGAGGTTGGGAGAATTATGAAGACACGGAGAGGGGACAAGAAACAAGTTTATATAGTTGGTGATGCAACGGAAGAGGCACctacgtggcaaaaataatacaGTTGCTCTACTGTttctgtttaatttaaattaaaatgatATTCATTGTTGTCTAGAAATTGGCAATAACTGCTAGTACTCTACCCAAAATTTCTGGTCGGCACAGTTGCAAAAGTTACTCTCCACAACCTTCTCTACGTACTTATGTATTTTATTTGGGCGTCAATCCACAATTGAGCGCCAAAATTTCATATTTGAGACCCAAGGATAAATGGGAAATTTTAAGGggataaataaaaatatgttcaacgatttttgttaatttttgaaaaaggaaGATGATTTTTCGTTTCCATTTTCTTACAAAAAGTTTTTATGGCGAaccatttctttattttttttatttttcacgttGCATGCGTAAAAACTAATGCATTGGTAGAAGAAATTAACACACATTTCTATAGCAGTCATAAATGTAACAGGCTACAACAACAACCAAATCTTATTTCACTAAATAgggtcagctatatgaatctCGTTGGGTTTGATTATTAGTTATGAGAATGTGGTGGAAGATGCCCTTTCAAGTATACAAGGAAGAATTCAAAATACCTTAGTGGAGCCTTCTTGTTCTACTTTTCAGCCCAATCACATAATCAAAAGGGGATTTTATTGGCAAACTATGAAGAAGGATATTAGGAACTTTGTGGCTAAATGCAACATCTGCCAGCAAAAGAAGTTTGAAACCATAGCTCATCTTGGATTGTTGCAACCATTGCATATCCCTCAGAAGGTGGGGACTAATATTAGTATTGGCTTCATAGTAGGACTGCCCAATTGCAAAGGAAGATCTGTTTATTTTGTGACTCTTTCCTGCCAACTCCATGGACTGCCGAGTTTCATTGTGAGTGACAGGGATTCTGTGTTTATTAGTGCATTTTGGGGAGAATTTTTAAAGTTGCAGGGTTTTAATTAAATTGTGTATCAGTTCTGCCTATCATCCTTATGATGGCCAAACTGAAGTTATTAATAGAAGTTTGGAAACATACTTGAGGTGCTTTGGAAGGGAGGGGGGACTCCTATGAGATGGGTGCACTAGCTACCTTGGGTTGAGTGGCGCTTCAATACTACTTATCATACAACCTTTTAAGTTCACTCCTTTTGAATTTGTGTATGGATATTCACCACCATACATTGCACCATATGAAGTAGGTAATGCAAGAGTAATTATGTGCAACAAAGTTTGGTGGACAAGGATGGTATGCTAGCTGTCCTTAGGCAcaatttggaattggttcaAAATAGGATGAAAATGAGAGCTAATAAAAAGCTGACTGAAAGCTTAGGCATCTAAGGGCTTTTGACTCTCACTGCATTTGTGTGACAgtcttttttatcttttatttcctTATGAACGCCAAAGTAAATCTACACTTGTGTGAAATTCGTTtctcaaaaaattaacaattttgcTTGCTTGATTGGCAAAGATATTATACTCAcctttcataattttctttttttgtttcttcataaTTTTGATATGTTCTCGTTATTCTCTTATTCTTTTTcggttttaatttttgttactGGTTGCCTCAATGCGTCCTATTGGATACAAGGCGATAAAGGGGACATTAATTAATGTTGGTTATTAGTTAACCTAACAGCTTGGTGTcgtttacccaaaaaaaaaaaaaaaaacagcttagTGTCAAGTGAAAGTTAGGTACCTGTTTATTCAAGTCATTGTGTAGTCTTATTCATCAGTAATGAGAAATCGTACTGCGTTAATTTCCTCGCATTAATTCTGTATCTCTCACCATCTCACTCGTGTTCCACGGTCCAACATGCATGGCGGCATTTGCTTTTCACATTATATGTTTCTCGTTTGGCTCGTCTTATTTGagtgtattattattttagacTTATTACTTGGATTTGTCTTGAAACTGTCATTTAGTCTCAGTTTGCTCTATGAAATGTCATTTTCGCCTCATTTTAGTCTCAGTTTACCTCATTTTCATCTGTTCCGTCAAATAAATGTTAAATTAAGGGGTAATATGGACATTTACTTTTGACATAGTTCCTTGCCTCCAACTTGCCTGCTGAACAATCCCAATTCCGTTTTCAATAACTCTAATTCAAACCCCCGTCTATTTCTCTTGCATATAGGTGTGGAGCTAAAGTTGCAGCTGTTGGAAAAGCAAGTAATGAGTTGTGTTTTAAAAGCAAATAATTGGTTGTGTTTCAAAATCTAATTCAAGTCAGTCATTGAATCCCACAGTTGCAACTACAGCTACACATCAATCCCCAAGAGAGACAAACGAGAGTTTGAATTAGAGTTATCAACAAAATGGAATTGGGATTGTTTTAGCAGGCAAGTTGGAGGTAAAGAATTGTGTCAAAAATAAAATGTCCATACTACCCTTTAATGTAACATTTATTTGACAGAATGGATGAAAAGGGTTAAATAGAAACTACATGAGAAGAAAATGATAGTTTCATGAGGCAAAGTGAGACAAAACCAGTTTCAAATGATAAAATGAGACTAAATGACAATTTCAGTAGGTAAATCAATTATTAAGCCATTATTTTATACAGAGCAAAATATGAAGAGAATGATTTTGGGCTATTTTCTATGATGCTTCTCGGGATGGAATACTCCCAATTTTAAAGCGTTGAATCtttgtttaaaaatataaaaatcaagATTTGATCGTTATAAAACTTAGATTATTTTATATTCTGGAGCGACATAAAATTTTTAAGATTTTGGCACTATAAATTTCAATCAGACTGCATTGTCAGAGTTTTTATCAGTACATTTGGTAAATTATAAAAGACAGtaataattttcttttcctagATAAGGAAGGGAAGGTGTGAATATGCGGACAACAACACCAACTCAGTCGTTGATTTGTTATTAATAATTAGTGCAAGATTTCCATTTTATGATAATGATTTATGTGACTGGTACAAAATTTTCCTGATAATGATGAAATTTTCTTTTGGAAATGAAACCTTATTAAAAATGATTAAGAATTTTAAAACATTTGTGTCAAACGTAGTTAAGAAGTCACACGTTAAAAGAAATACTCTTTTATCAGAATTAAAGAGCAAAACAATAGAAAAAACAGACAGAACGAGAGAGAATAGGGTAAGAGGAACTGCTGCCTTAACCAAGACTAAAGACAAAGGTCGGTTGCGAggattttttgtgtgttttagcTTTAGCGACTAGGATTTTTCCTCTCTCAagcaaaaaaaatgattttttgtgTGTTTCACACGTCATATATATCTATTCAAGTTTGATATTTGGTATTATTGACGTGACACATTGACACTgatatttttctcaaaaaaggaaaagaaaacaagatATAAAGTGGTATATAAAAGCTTAAATCATATTATTAGCAGCTCCTCCTCCTACTCGTACGATTCTGTCGCATCCCCCAACTCGACTATTGGCTATTGGTTTGAGATACTCCATGACATATAACTGATGCCCTTCTTGGATTTTAATGGGTTATTCATTCCAAGTGGCAGATGATCAGCTGAtaaaattttagaaaaaaaatacaaagataCACAATTCTCTGCTGGACAGGTGGTGACTAACTGAATAACTTGTATAATACGTGAATAAGGCTATTGCCACATTTCATGTTAACAATACGACGTCAGTAGATATATtacttatatattttattatattattagcaAAAGATATCATATATATAGTAATTGTATATTAGTATCACAAAAATTCTTCTCGCTAACTAATTGCTACCTTCATTctcttatatatttttttctatttattacAAACCATGGTTTTTAGGTATTTGATTATCGAATTCAAGTGAAAACTTACACTTTCTATTCCTTACGTGTAAGTAAATGCAAGAGAAAGTTAAGGGGTGAAATGATGCCCTTACACATGATTTAGTCTACGCAATGAACTCGAAAATCAAGATGATTGCAAttcatatttgttaatgttggGTACTTTTAGGCCCATATAATGGTGCAAGCTGGGAAAGGAGCCACAAAAAAACCAGGGGAGATTGAGAAGCCCAAGGCTCAAGGGGCTTAGAAGAGGATACCCTCAAGCGCTATAGCCAACCGCCTACGAGCTGAGCTTGACCAGGATATGTAAAGAGCTTTCATACCGCCAGGGGCATGGGGGCTGGCTGATAGCTTTATGGCACAAGTTTCCAGGAATAGGTCTACCAAGATGTCATTCAGGCCACGTGGCAACCCTCAGTCAATGGCAAAGACCTAGGATGAGATGTAAAGGTGGTTGGCTCTCAGAGAAACAGAGTTGGATAACCAAGGCCGAGTGGAATGCTAGGCCCACATCACTCTGACATAACGTGCCATTTCAACTGCACACATGTC
Above is a window of Malus sylvestris chromosome 15, drMalSylv7.2, whole genome shotgun sequence DNA encoding:
- the LOC126603763 gene encoding pentatricopeptide repeat-containing protein At5g65570 encodes the protein MAVRLPRLSNLLISFEMNLPRRLSQLNYLNNFMSSSQSFTEFYSSLIQQCIHTRSLMDVGIVQTHMIKSGCIHLSVGNKLVDAGLKCGSISYARKLFDELPERHVVIWNSMISSYVGRKKSKEAIGLYEKMVLDGVFPDEFTFSSVFKAFCNLGLVNEGRRAHGLAVVLGLEVSNVFVASALVDMYVKFGRMKDGRLVANRVVDKDVVLFTTLVVGYSQHGDDGEALAVFRNMIKGGIKANEYTFASILISCGNLDDLSNGKVVHGLAIKSGSELAVASQTSLLTMYARCGLIDDSLRVFKGFLNPNQVTWTSLIVGLVRNGREELALTKFRKMIRSSIVPNSFTLSSALQASSSLAMIDEGKQIHAMVTKFGLDRDIYAGAALINLYGKCGSTEMARSVFDDLIEIDVVSMNSMIYGYAQNGFGHEALQLFNGMKDLGLGPNEVTILSVLLACNNSGLVQEGCQIFATVTNNHNIELTVDHYACMVDLLGRSGRLQEAEALVKQVRNPDVVLWRTLISACKLHGEIEMAERASNKMLELAPGDGGSHILLTNVYASTGNWSQVIGMKSTLRDMKFKKNPAMSWVDVDREVHTFMAGDLSHPRSREINEMLENLTDRVKILGYIPDTRFVLQDLDEEHKERSLHSHSEKLAISFALLMSSNKDTVIRIYKNLRVCGDCHSWIKFVTKVIGREIIARDAKRFHHFKDGFCSCGDYW
- the LOC126603764 gene encoding probable 1-deoxy-D-xylulose-5-phosphate synthase 2, chloroplastic, with the protein product MAVSGVFIRPNQYLFSCLNPPAPKLNHSCRQQLCVKASAGNSDGEDCKLIRKEKDGWKIDFSGEKPGTPLLDTVNYPAHMKNLSTEDLEQLAAELRVDIVYSVSQSGGHLSSSLGVVELTVALHHVFNTPDDKIIWDVGHQAYPHKILTGRRSKIHTIRKTSGLAGFPKRDESVYDAFGAGHSSTSISAGLGMAVARDLLGKNNTIISVIGDGAMTAGQAYEAMNNAGYLDSNLIVILNDNKQVSLPTATLDGPAKPVGALSSALTKLQASTQFRKLREAAKSITKQIGGQTHEVAAKVDEYARGMISASGSTLFEELGLYYIGPVDGHNVADLVTIFQRVKAMPAPGPVLIHIMTEKGKGYPPAEAAADKMHGVVKFDPQTGKQFKTKSPTLSYTQYFAESLIKEAEIDDKIVAIHAAMGGGTGLNYFQKKFPDRCFDVGIAEQHAVTFAAGLAAEGLKPFCAIYSSFLQRGYDQVIHDVDLQKLPVRFAMDRAGLVGADGPTHCGAFDITYMACLPNMVVMAPSDEAELMNMVATAAAIDDRPSCFRFPRGNGIGALLPANNKGTALEVGKGRILMEGSRVAILGYGSIVQQCVKAANNLKTRDISVTVADARFCKPLDTELIKQLAKEHEILITVEEGSIGGFGSHVSHFLSLSGILDGPLKLRAMVLPDRYIDHGAPQDQLEEAGLSSRHISATVLSLLGRPKEALHFK